A single region of the Triticum dicoccoides isolate Atlit2015 ecotype Zavitan chromosome 2B, WEW_v2.0, whole genome shotgun sequence genome encodes:
- the LOC119361773 gene encoding probable amidase At4g34880, with amino-acid sequence MASQELQAVAAVMADDGAAHGFEFHEATVDTIQLGFSNGTLTSTALVQFYLDQIDRLNPLLHAVIEVNPDALPQAKHADAERHGGTATGALHGVPILLKDNIATRDALSTTAGSLALLGSVVKRDAGVVARLRRAGAVVLGKASLSEWANFRPVDNGWSARGGQARNPYVLSSTPCGSSAGSGVAAAANMAAVTLGTETDGSILCPSSFNSVVGIKPTLGLTSRAGVVPITPLQDTVGPMCRTVSDAVHVLDIIVGYDEHDAAATRAASKYIPHGGYTQFLKKDGLRGKRIGVPNGFFQRYGRTQLNVYQQHLATMRELGAVVIEKLDVAANLSALLGEIGSNEAIAMQAEFKLSINAYLADLVHSPVHSLADIIAFNKAHPVEERLKDFGQPDLIAAESTNGIGPAERAAIRRLKELNANGLEKMMKEHQLDAIVAPNNAISSLLAIGGHPGIVVPAGYDEKGVPFGICFGGLQGYEPRLIEMAYAFEQATKVRRQPMFKT; translated from the exons ATGGCTTCGCAGGAGCTGCAAGCTGTTGCCGCCGTCATGGCCGACGACGGTGCCGCACACGGCTTCGAGTTCCACGAGGCCACCGTGGACACCATCCAGCTCGGCTTCAGCAACGGGACTCTGACCTCGACGGCGCTCGTCCAGTTCTACCTGGACCAGATCGACCGCCTCAACCCGCTGCTGCACGCCGTCATCGAGGTCAACCCAGACGCGCTCCCCCAGGCCAAGCATGCCGACGCCGAGCGCCACGGCGGCACGGCCACAGGCGCACTGCACGGGGTCCCTATCCTGCTCAAGGACAACATCGCCACCCGCGACGCGCTCAGCACCACGGCGGGGTCGCTGGCTCTCCTCGGCTCCGTGGTGAAGCGTGACGCCGGTGTGGTGGCTCGGCTCCGGCGCGCAGGCGCCGTGGTGCTCGGCAAGGCCAGCCTGTCCGAGTGGGCTAATTTCCGCCCAGTCGACAACGGGTGGAGCGCCCGGGGCGGTCAGGCGCGGAACCCGTacgtcctgtcgtccaccccgtgcGGGTCGAGCGCCGGCTCGGGTGTGGCCGCGGCGGCGAACATGGCGGCCGTGACGCTGGGCACCGAGACCGACGGCTCCATACTCTGCCCGTCGTCGTTCAACTCTGTGGTCGGCATCAAGCCCACCCTCGGTCTCACCAGCCGCGCCGGCGTCGTCCCCATCACCCCGTTGCAGGACACCGTTGG ACCGATGTGCCGGACGGTGTCGGACGCGGTGCACGTGCTGGACATCATCGTCGGCTACGACGAGCACGACGCCGCAGCCACCAGAGCGGCATCAAAGTACATCCCCCACGGCGGATACACGCAGTTCCTGAAGAAAGATGGGCTGAGGGGAAAGAGGATCGGCGTCCCCAATGGCTTCTTCCAGAGATATGGGCGGACGCAGCTGAATGTGTACCAGCAGCACCTCGCCACAATGAG GGAACTCGGAGCAGTGGTGATTGAGAAGCTGGACGTCGCTGCCAATTTGAGCGCTCTATTGGGTGAGATTGGTTCCAACGAGGCGATTGCGATGCAGGCAGAGTTCAAGCTGAGCATAAACGCCTACTTGGCAGACTTGGTCCACTCCCCAGTCCATTCGCTTGCAGACATCATAGCATTCAACAAGGCGCATCCTGTGGAG GAGAGGCTGAAAGATTTCGGGCAGCCCGACCTAATCGCTGCCGAAAGCACAAATGGCATTGGCCCCGCGGAGAGAGCCGCGATCCGGCGTCTGAAGGAGCTGAACGCGAATGGGCTGGAGAAGATGATGAAGGAGCACCAGCTGGACGCGATCGTGGCGCCTAACAACGCTATATCTAGCCTTCTTGCCATCGGTGGCCACCCTGGCATCGTTGTGCCGGCTGGTTACGACGAGAAGGGGGTCCCCTTCGGGATATGTTTCGGTGGGCTGCAGGGGTACGAGCCGAGGCTGATCGAGATGGCCTATGCTTTCGAGCAGGCTACCAAAGTTAGGAGGCAACCAATGTTCAAGACCTAG